The DNA sequence ATCGCGAGAGAAAATCATTCTTTTTTCACGCGACACCTGCGTTAGAATAAGTAACGTCATCGTAAAGGTTAGACACGCTAAAAAGGAACGTCCAGCTGAGAATCAAATGCAAGTACGATTGAAATAGTCGGTCGAGTTTACTTGCAGCCGATAAGAACCGAACGCAAAATGGATAATAGTAAAGTAGACGAGGATAGTCAACGTAGCGTTAATGACGGGGACTGGATTTGCCCCGATTCTCAGTACGTAATTACACGATAACGTCTCGTACAATATCACGTAGCTTTTTCTTCCTGTTAGATGTTTCTTCATGTTTATATGttacgattaaattttgtacacaaCAGGCTACTTGTCGTTGACCTCTCTATGTCGATATAACTATTATTtggtaaataataacaaacggGTTATAACACGATCGCAATCATCGATTATTAAACGAGTCGATTAGTATACgaatagtatttaaatagtacaccttgaaatttgatttgttTTCATTGTGACATTCATGGTATTCAAGATTCAAAGGAAAGTTATATTATAGTTATATAAATCTTGGATATCAAAGAAAATCCATTGGAATAATATATCATTGAATGAGAAttacaataaagaaattaaagtgGACTCGTTAGAAAATTGTTCAGTCGTTGCTATGGCAATTCTTATATCCGAGACgcattaaaagtatttaatctTTCAGGTGTGCCAATGTAAATTTTGCAAGACGAAATTCTTGTAATCGATGCGGAAAAGGTATATAACATTTGATACGGTAATGTATGATACAgttttttaataagtaaacGAATGTTACCATAGTTTTATAGCTGTGTAATTTTATCCGTGCGTGTACATGCGTTAACAAAGTATATTCTCGCACAGACAGAGGAGAATGTcctaagaaaaagaaattaggaCAAGAAATTGGAAAAGCGGCAGCGGAAAAAAGTAGGGGATTGTTCAGGTATATACCACTATTAATTTCCAGTATATTGTACATTTCTGTTGAATATATACAAAACTAACATAAATCGGTCGGCGACAAGGTGAGTAAACGATTCTGTAAATCAACAATGGCGTTtacttgttttttaaaaaggtaAAAGTACGTCGATAGTCGTGTAAGCGCGGTTTGATTTTATCCTACGTTGCCAAAGATTAAGTAACTCGacgtaaaaatcaatttaaatgttCCCTTCGCGTTCTAGTGCCGACGATTGGCAATGTAGCAAGTGTGGAAACGTGAACTGGGCGCGCAGACAGCAATGTAACATGTGTAACGCGCCCAAGTTCGGGGAAATCGAGGAACGTACAGGGTACGGAGGAGGATACAACGACCGAGGGGTAGTcgaatataaagaaagaagagacgacgacgacgagtaCGACGAATTCGGACGCCGCAGGAAGAAACGGAGACTCGAAAATCGCTCGGACGACGATTCCAAAGACTCTAGGTATAGCAGTCCGCCGCGTAACAAATCGAAAGACGAGGACGAAAGGGACGCGGTTGTCGAAGAGGAGAGACACGaggaaaatgtaattatatggAAATTAAGCACAGCGTGAATTAAACGAGCATAGTTTAACTTTGTTCCGTGTCGAACCTCGGAACTTTGTTAACGATTTGTTTTTAACGAGAGGATTCGTGATTTCTTGcgaagttaaaaattaatcacaGCATCATTGAAAGATCATTGAAACATTGGCCTTTGTGAATAAGAGTAAagttaaaatatgtttgtgCGGctgtttacttatttttgttgtcGGAATTCCTGTAATTCCGAATTCCAGGCGgaagtagaagaagaagaaggcgATGCAGAAGGTGAAGAGGCGGtggacgaggaggaggaggaggaggaggaggaagaggacgagGAGGACGAAGAAGACGGGGACTTATCCAAATACGATCTTAGCGAGTGGGACGATTTTgcgctaaagaaaaagtaaattttcacacgattgttattttttttataattagtaTATTACACACTCTTAATTTTCAGTACAAATGGGAGCACTGCGTCCTCGGAAGAGCAATCAAGGTAATAGCGatagtaaagtaaaataaaaaagaaaagaaaaaaagaactataCAATTGTGGAGAAGTTTTGCTGACATAGttaatgataatttttattattattaaacgattCGAAGAAGTATAAGTACTTAGTCGGTGAGAAAAGTGTTGACAAATGTTTCTACACAATCGTAACGTTTTTACAGAGATAGAGACGACTGGCGCGATTCGGGAACATCCAGTCATTGAGATGCTTCGCAGAAGGAAAGGTTTGACTTGGGTTTCGGGTATAAAATTGATTGCGATGAATGAATTTTTGCAGTATCGTAACGCGATTGCCGAACGATACTTTGTTTGCTTTGCTTTGCGCCGTTTAGAAAGTACTCTATTCGTATTCTATTATAGACCAGTAGACGTTAGATTATAATGGCATGGTCAAAGAGGAAGATACATAGACTTAGAAAAAACCCGATGGGGGGATGAAAGTATAATCgcttgttaaataaatgattttttacaGGTGAGAGGAAATTCCAAGagcgaataaataattgctcGGCGAACTAAGAGATGTACACAACGCAACAAATTTAGTGATTTAGTGAGCACCTTTGGATAAAGTGATGGACAATATATGACTTATTGCAAAGGGGAATCGATTAACGATAAGCTTTACATTTGTGATCGAACTCGTAGCTTCGTTGAGTCTATGGATGGAGAGTGAAATGTAGGTTGCCTATTTGCGCGATATCGTCCTAAATATTGCATAGTAATTACGGAATATTTCCGTAAAGATACTAGGCGCATGCATTGTTTCGCTAGttaaaagtaaagaaagaaaagaaaaaaaagagagagagaaaagaaaaaggaaacactgagaaaagaaaaaaagataggAAAATCTGTAATTCTAATATAACTCTATGGACGACGTTACACGACTCGTTGTAATAGCTGCATTACGAATTCGTAGAAGAAATCTTATTTCTAACTAATTCAAACGTATAAAGTCTCCGTGAAAGCTCTCTATCATTGCCACATCTTAAAACTTCTAATTACGTTATCACAAACGCACGACGCTCTCTCGTATCCACACGTCTCACGATTCGCTTCGATATTGCCTCAAAGAGCTGCTTCGAAAACAagactttctttttcttcttcttctttttttttttttaattttttagttctCTCGTACTCTTTGTTTCTCTCGCCACGCGAAtcactttctctctcgctcgctttctttctcttccatGCGCGACAACTAACGATTAAACGAAACCGTAAAtgtagtatttaaaaaaaaaaagaaaaaaggaatcaTTCCCTAATGAATACAGATATGTCTTTGACGTCTTCGGAATGAAGAGAAAaaggatacatttttttttcttgctttgACTATCACAGATCCGAGTAAGCTGGAAGCAGCAGCCTgctttttgtaattgaaaagaTTCGTGGCATTGAGATTTTGTTTCGCCGTGTCGGAAGCCTGCTGCGCGCGTTTTTTAGACCCCCGTCAGGCGAAAAAGTAAAACGTATCAAAAAAACTCCGACGACCCGCCTCTCAGATACCCCGCTACGAAAAAAACCCATTTATTCGATCAATTCTTGATACTGACTTCTtgtaaatatctttatttttcatttataataaaaatcattcaTCAACAACATAATTGTTCTTAGTcaattattcttctttcttcttattatCGTTAAACTACGTGGGGGTGTTTGGGATGGGTGGGTGAGGGATAAAGGGGTCATGATTATGCACAGTTTGTTGGTCACGAGGGAACGGTGAGAGGGGTGGAGGTGAAGGGACGGGCGATACTGCAAGGAGTATGTTGCAacaggtatatataatatatataatatatatatatatataatatgtatatcgtatatatgtacaattatgAATTTGAGCTTGCTTGActgcgtttctttttttttttttctttcttttaagtaTTTAGTGATAAAGAGGAAGGATGATGAATTATGTTCACCGGCGTATATCCATTTCGCGTCGCTCCTTCGAAATACTTCGTTAATTCTCGCACAATTACTTTATCACGAGCAATTGTTTGAACAATAAAGGAAGATGAGGGTACAGTACATATATCCGCCTGTTTACTTTTcccttgttttttttcttcttctttaatcggtttctttttttctctcttttttttttttaaatcatccaCGAGTCTCTCGGCAACGGTTGTATTCGTGCGTTTTCTATTCCTTCGTGTCGGTTTCGCTACCGTTAATTCCGATCGACGAAATAACGATCGCtatcgaaaacaaacaaaaaaagggTCAGATTTTACATCGGTATTTACACGATttttttcggttttttttctctcctcccccctcgtttctttttctcgtttcgtaaaagtttcgaatttaCTTGGAGAGAATTCTgatacgaaaaagaaatcgacTCGGAACAGATCCAACGGACGCGGGGACGTTGTTAAAAAGGGAGCCACGGACCGTAACGATTTATCGCGCAGACTCGTACAAATTTCGATTTGTAACAACGATCAACGATTATTCCAGAGTGTTGTCGAGTTGAGAGCAAACACATGTCTACCTTAcattaatacaaaatgtaattacgTATTTAACGACGACATCTACGAAGATTTATTCTCGAAATCTGACGAAATAATTATGTTGCAAGTTAGgtgtaaattttgttagtcGATCCCACCGATagtcgaatgaattttttaagcgAGCAAAGAATTATAGATCATCTCGTATTGGAAACACGATATTACAGTGAACTTTTGCCTAAACAGTGCTGGCTTTGGAACGCCAagttaactttttacagattttaaattcaattgcgTTCAACCCTTTCGCACCTGACTTTCGTAACCTAAAATTATTACGTATTTGTACATGTATTTCGCActatacattttacaatttcttcagAACTCTAAAAAACAATTGTCAGCGAAAGCAAAAAGAATGTTCGCTGGGTCAGCCAAGTAAAAGACATTCTATCGTGTTTACAGTACAAAGTACTCCCATCGCACAGCATTCGTTCGAATAACGATCAGCGACACGTCGtcgaataaacttttatccagataaagatttattcgttattcgttatccGCGCGAAAATGTACCAGATCCCTCTGGACGTGTattcgttataaaatatttgttaagtttcttacttaaaaaaagtattcgtaaaaagtatttgtaaaaagtattcgtaaaaagtattcgtaaaaagtattcgtacagcgtcccatttcaaataaatggttcctgtacgaatatttaatacGCTGACTGTAAATGTACAGAAATAATGTATTCGTAAACAGTTTCGacttttaaatgttttcaacTCGTCGTTGATAAAGGATAATTGAATGGTCGATGAACTCTTTGCAACAGAAGCGAAGGTCACCTGAAAAATGTCCGTTCGATGATCATCATCAGTGACCACTTTAACAATTTGTTACAttcgaaacgagcaaaattCTCGTCTAGATCAAAAGctcaaataacgaataaaatacacacaCAACTGTTTATTCATTcctcgttgaataaaaattcgaattttaattacacaataaaatatttcacaatgaacaaataaaacatttaactATTCTGAATAAACGTCGCGATTAAATTGCTATAcgttgtttttattcgtcatttgaTATTCCGAGGAAAATTTTGCTCGACTCGGAACCAGCTAGTATCAAAATTGCTCGAGTCTAGCGATCCTCTAGGTCGTCCGGATCTTCCGGATCCTAGAGGATCGCTCCTCGAGTTCTCGTGCCGCAAAGAGCCAACGATAAATGTAATCCGACGACCTGTTACGCTCAACAATGATCGCTGATACGTTTGTAAAATAGTTTAACCTATCGCAGGATAAATCGCTCGAGCCGCGGGCCCCGTGAACGTCGATTAAACGAACCAAACACGCTTATCGGTTGTAACACGTACGTAAACAACACcgtaaataaagaattgaacGAGAAAAGCGTCTCGTTACACGCCAGTTGCTGCAACCATTACGGTAAAACGGTTACGGTATAATTATTCTTGATAATTATCATCACATCAACATTAGAACCTTAACAAATTCGACATACTATCTGTCCTTTACAAGATcgcttaatttaataataaagtgtACACTCTCCAGAAATATTCCCGGGGTACTTGGTGAATCGGATCAAGCTCCGGTCCCCGGGTACGAACGCAATCGTCGAAAGGACACCGCGAAAGGCCACCACGATCGTAATCATCGCCGTTACGATATATCGTTATCTATCTCTTCCCTGGATCGAGCAAACGTGTTTTTATTTGGGCATGAAGAACTGCTGGTGCGAATGCGAGTTCGGCGGCGGATGTAAATTAGGATGTGGCGGCCCGCTACCCCTCGTCCCAGTGGCGTACAGTTGTTGCTGGAAGTTGTGGAATTGTTGAGCGTAGTTCGGGTCCGACATGCTTGGCCCGCTACCGACGAACGGGCTGTTTTTGAAATTACTAGTAGCACCACCCATGCTCGGCGGTAGCGGTTGAGTCGCCTCGGGAGGGGGACCGAGGCCCATCGGGCTCCCTTTGCTGCCGGACACGTACATGCCGGGGTTGGGTTGGTTGGGCACCTGCGACACCATGTCGGGCGGGAAGACTTTATCTGGATCCATCGAGCTGCCTGGAAAGACGCCGCCGCCAACCATGTGCTGCATTCGCATCAAATTAGGCTGCGGTCTCATGTTGCCTACCGGTCTCATAGACGGATGCACGCCGACCGACGGGTTCATCGATTGCCCGTCCATCCTCGGCGAGCCGCCCATCCCGGGTAGCCCGCCGCTCATGTTCGACGGCATGCCGCCGTGAGGGCCCATGCTATTTGGTACGCAACCGTTCGGGAAGTACTGAAGATTTACAGAGGGTGTGGCCATCTTCGACTCTAAATTAGACAAGGGATTCGTGAATCGTTGAAGGAAGTCCAGGCTGGGCGGCCCTCTGGGCGTGTGCCCGACGTTCGGCCTCGCTGGCAAGTATTGTATCGTGTTCGGGGCGCTGGGTTTCACTTGAACGTTCGCCCCGTTGTACGGGCTGGGACCGGTTAGATGTCCCGTCATTAATCTCGGCGGTGGCGCGTGAGGATCGCCACCCGGGTACGCACCGCCGGCGTTACCCGAATGGCCGGTCATCATACCGTGGCCCATAATTGGATGCCCCATTTTACTAGGCACGCCGGGGCTCCCCGTGTGAGACGTCGTGGGACTGTAGCTGGTCGGTGGTCCCGCTAGGCCCATGCACATCCCTCCCACTTCGCCCGGCTCGCTGCTCGGACCGCCCATGTGACAGCTTCCGTTCATCTCGGCGCTCATTTGCATCATGTGCATCCCGTGGGGGTTGCCGAATTGCATCATCCCGGTGTTCCCAGTGTGGATGGGTCCCTCGTTGCCCAACGAATTGCTGGCCGCCGTGTTGGTCAGCTGCTGGCTCATCTGAGCCAAGGAAGTTATGGGATCAAAGTGATTTGTACTCATGGCGGTCAAACTGCCGAGTCGCCCTCCGATATTGTTGGGATTAAGAGGCACATTGTCTGAAGGTTGACTCACGTTTATGGATGGCCTACCGCAGGGGAAGGAGGCGCCTGGACCTAACGAAGGTACTACCGTTGGGTTTCCGGAATTATTTGGATTCACTACGGATgactgttgttgttgctgttgctgttgctgctgctgttgttgttgctgctgctgctgttgctgctgttgttgttgttgttgttgctgctgctgctgctgctgttgctgctgctgttgctgttgaGATTGAGTTTGCTGCTGTTGACTTTCCTTTATCGACGGCGGAGACGTATCAGGTTTCATAGTAGGTGACGCTGGCACTGTTCTCGGAGGACCCATACTATCTGGCATGTTCGTACTATGCGACGCGGGACTACTTTGCGCACTCGCACTTGATTTATTCCCAGGTTTACCGGAATCCACCGGAGTGTGCGGAGCTCCATTGCCGGGCGTGTGCGGCGTGTGAGGAGTATGCGGACTGTGCAACGAACCTGTAAAGCCACGGTTCATGCTGTCCATCTGAACCGGACTCGCACCCTCCGACCTAGCTGGAAACTGATTGCTGCTGTCCAAGCTTCCTGGCAGAATTCTGTTGGGTATCTCCGTGTTGCTGCCAGCGTTCCTAAACGTACAAGTAAACACCACCGTGGTAATTAGGTAACTAGGTAATtaccaaacaaaaattagcTTATTAGATTACTCACGTGGACAAGTTGCCATCCTTTAGACTCGTATTGGGCTGCTTTTGTATAGTCAATTCCTGGCCTTCGAACGTGTTGAGATACTGGATCTGTTGAGGACTCGGCACCGGCATCAGGTTTGCTTCTTTCACGCCTGCCGCGTTCACAGCTCCGGTATGCTGTTGCTTTTGCTGGGCTAAGGATTGCAGCGTGCGGCAAAACATACCATCCACTATGTTGTAACATATAACACGATCAATTCACCGCGCAACATTTAAGCAGTGAACTTTTAATATATACTATACAGTAGTGCGATAACCATTGTTACTCGGTATAGAGATCCTTCGAGCGCAATTTGAcgcaaatttattattcaatgtacGAAACAGCTCTTATTAAGTAATCCAGGTAGAACAACGAGTTCGTTCAAGAAGTTTTAGTATCTTAGTTCTTACTTCTTAGTTATTAGTTCTAGTACTTTTAGTCTGTATAAAAATAAggatatggaaaataaatattcatctaTAATAGAGAACCATTCAATTACAAAACACGTTTCTCTTCAGGTTCCAATTAACCCACGACGTTCCTCTGAACAAACTCGTGCTCGAACTCGTGCTAGAACCTGATGTATCGTGCGAACGATCGCCGTATCTCGCGACTTACCGTTCGGTGGTTGACTGGGAGGGTAGTCCAAAGAAGAATCCTTTTGAGTAGCCGGTCCGCTGGGACTGAGCGTCGAGATGTGCGAGTGTGAGACCGGCGTGCCGGGGTTGCTGTGGTTCAGTCTCGTCGTAGACACGGCCGACGCGTTTCCGACCGTTGGATTCGGGGAATCTTGACTGGTCGGACTCTGTCCTGGTAGATGACTCGATCTCTGATTGCTGAGTTGAAATTGTCTGTTGCAGTCCGCGGGCGAGTTCAGCGCCGAACTCGCGCGAGGCGACGGTAACGACAAATTGCTAGTCGGGTTGTTAGGCGAGGATGGATTCGGACTTTGTATCGCGATTGGCACGCTCGCGGATCGGGTCGTTTGATGATACGGCGGCGGTGGTCCTTGACTACGCGGAACTCCGACCATACCGGCGCCGCGTAACGGAACGCCGGCACCGGGACTTCCTACGCTGGCCTGTAAAAGTTTGATTAACGTTACGACTGTAGACAAACGTAGACAATACGTNNNNNNNNNNAAAAGTTTGATTAACGTTACGACTGTAGACAAACGTAGACAATACGTTGTTTGTAAAGTTTAGAAATCGGTGATTTAAAGCATTACATTTCGCCATATTATTCTACGCAAAAGTTTGATTAACGTTACGACTGTAAACAAACGTAGGCAATACGTTGTTCGTAAAGTTCAGAAATCGGTGATTCAAAGCGTTATATTTCACCATATTATTCTACCTTGTTCTTTCCATCTAAAAATTGATGCTGTAATTTATGCCAATCCATGGTCGGAGGGCACTGAGTTGGTACAACCGAAGGAACGTTTGTCGGAGGACAGGAGGACACCGCTGTCCCTTGCGTCGCGTCCAACGGGTTGGTAGGTTCTTCTTTGTGTTCAGGAAACAACATCATTTGCATTTTCCTTATGGTCGCTAATTGAACTTCTCTATGTTGTCTTTGTTGCGGGGTTAGATTTTCGTCGGGGACTTTGACGCCTTGCAGCGACGGTTGCAAACTGCCTGGACCTGGGCTGGTGGTGCCTCCTAATAAATTGGGACTGTGACCCATCGCGGTACTACTAGGAGGCTGTGGATTTGCTGtaataaagaatatacataaaaatatatacagtaagaatatattgggttgtccggaaagttcatgcctacttttaagaaaaattcaaagacatatttgaatattgatgcatatttattgaattatatatgtaccattttgttccacaacctttgcACCTTTTAAGGAgtgtacacatgttatttgttttcagctaTTCTGACATATtaagacctgtaccgcctactaaaaatcggcatggactttccacaCAGcccaatatatttaaaaaaaaagtgcttTAAAGCAAATTAACTGCgcaagtattaggttgtcccaaaagtttctttcgttttattaataagtaatacatacacaatatttgatgtctaatgttacattattgaattgcgtacgattcattttgctccattactgttacaacgtcaacatctaagaaattagattgtctatttctataaacactgtcacacaaaataattgagtgcaaattacgaaagaaagttttggaacaacctaatataatacgCGAATACGAATATTACCTGGATTACCAGGTGAGCTCGGTACAAGGCAAGGCACGTCTATATTTGCATCGTCTAGCGACGGTTCGGAGTTACCGAGAGAGTTACCGCCGTTTATATTCCTCAAATTGGGTTGTTCGTTCCAGAATGGAGGAGCGTTGGGGTCCAAAGCTGGTAGATCGGGTGGTTGTTCGGTCGGAAAGGTATTATTCGCGCCTCCTTGATGACCTTTCTGTTTCATCATCGCGAGATTATTCAACCATTGCGCGGGATTTTGACGAAACTGGTTCACTTTATTCGGATGTTTCTAGAACGATAGCgtcgtaaatattataataaatattattacaaatgcGTATTCGACCAACGTCgtgtttatttaaacgatagTTGGGGAATATACGTACCTCTAAATATTTCTTAGTGCCCGGTTGCGCGCAATGATAAGCAATAATCGACGGGTATTGCCCTTGCAACACTGCATCCGCGCCTTTGTTTGCTAACGTcgtagaaaatacaaaaatctgACTCTGTTGTTGCATGTATTGAGCTTCGCCGCTTCCTGTACTAGTTCCCATTTGTTTGCCGAGAACATTACTAACTAATGGCTGAATTCCATCCGCGGTTATTACGTTGCCACTACAATctagaataaaagaaactatGTAAGCGATTATGTTGGAATTATTAGAACCAAAGTAATCGAACGTAACTGTACTGTCTTTCGTCCTCTAATCTTTCACCTTAAGAGTATAAAATCAACAAGGAAAGTTCCTTGAATTAAAGGTACTAATTGTTAGCAAGTTTTCAAATCGCATtagctaaaaataaaaaagaaaggaaaggaaatgtttcctttaaagggaaaaaaggaagactgttacttttaatttaagaaagttcACTTATTAACTTTATACTCTGCTCGTTATTTACTAGAGggaataaatgttacaatttgATAATAATCCAATTTAACTTGCCCCGTAAAAGGAACCTATCCATACCAGGTAAATCGTCCGCGGGATTGTTATGATCTCCTTCTTGCTTCACAGAGTTCAGAATCGGTTGGTTCGCGTTACTGTTTTGATTTTCCCCTGGCAGCGTACCGTCTCCGTTGGAAGGATCCAGGCAGGGATCCCTGGTGCACTCGGTTGTATCCTCACCAGTGGTATCATCATTGTTACTTCCGGTACCTTCCTCCTTGATCTTCACCGGATCCGTATCGGGCTCTTCTTTGACAACAGTGGTAGGCACGCAACTCGGTTCGCTGGGcttcttttctgttttcatGTTTGAAGCTTCGATTCGAAGGAGGATTATCCTGTCAGACCTTGGTCGTGTGGACGAGAATCAGACGCATGGCCACTATGCTCAGAGCAACGATGCATAGAGAATCGTTGAGGTTAACAACGAGTGAAACTTATCGTCCTGCCGGTGGCCGAACGTGCCCTTAGAGAACGTCGCGCGATCCCGTTCTCGTGGAAGGCATGTCCCGCGGTTCTGTTATTTCCCCGATGGTAAACGTTCTGGCGACCCGTCGGTCTCGCACGTTTTCAGTCATTTAATCGCGGCCCAACGAACGGATTCCCACGCATGGAGGAATCGCGGTTGTCAGCGGGCGATACAGGAACACGGTAACAGAGACCAACACCACGAAGGTATCGGGAACCGatggaaaaatatacgaaatgtCAGCCCCGTCTCCGCGGCGAGCACATAGTCGCGCCTCCGGCTCTAATGTCCCACGGAACACCACGTTCTAACCGCGTTAACATCCAAAACATAGAACAGGGGGGTCCCGACGCACGCTGCACTCAAATTTCCTTGCCATTCGCGAGCATTGTTCTCCTGAAACTTTATTTGTCACTTCATGGTCgctttgattatttatttcttttacgcACGGCTGCCAACCGCCCGTCGAAAGTTAGACATCGTTTTAACGCGCCTCG is a window from the Hylaeus volcanicus isolate JK05 chromosome 7, UHH_iyHylVolc1.0_haploid, whole genome shotgun sequence genome containing:
- the LOC128879457 gene encoding zinc finger Ran-binding domain-containing protein 2-like isoform X2 produces the protein MDNSKVDEDSQRSVNDGDWICPDSQCANVNFARRNSCNRCGKDRGECPKKKKLGQEIGKAAAEKSRGLFSADDWQCSKCGNVNWARRQQCNMCNAPKFGEIEERTGYGGGYNDRGVVEYKERRDDDDEYDEFGRRRKKRRLENRSDDDSKDSRYSSPPRNKSKDEDERDAVVEEERHEENAEVEEEEGDAEGEEAVDEEEEEEEEEEDEEDEEDGDLSKYDLSEWDDFALKKNTNGSTASSEEQSR
- the LOC128879457 gene encoding zinc finger Ran-binding domain-containing protein 2-like isoform X1, with the protein product MDNSKVDEDSQRSVNDGDWICPDSQCANVNFARRNSCNRCGKDRGECPKKKKLGQEIGKAAAEKSRGLFSADDWQCSKCGNVNWARRQQCNMCNAPKFGEIEERTGYGGGYNDRGVVEYKERRDDDDEYDEFGRRRKKRRLENRSDDDSKDSRYSSPPRNKSKDEDERDAVVEEERHEENAEVEEEEGDAEGEEAVDEEEEEEEEEEDEEDEEDGDLSKYDLSEWDDFALKKNTNGSTASSEEQSRDRDDWRDSGTSSH
- the LOC128879457 gene encoding zinc finger Ran-binding domain-containing protein 2-like isoform X3; the protein is MDNSKVDEDSQRSVNDGDWICPDSQCANVNFARRNSCNRCGKDRGECPKKKKLGQEIGKAAAEKSRGLFSADDWQCSKCGNVNWARRQQCNMCNAPKFGEIEERTGYGGGYNDRGVVEYKERRDDDDEYDEFGRRRKKRRLENRSDDDSKDSRYSSPPRNKSKDEDERDAVVEEERHEENAEVEEEEGDAEGEEAVDEEEEEEEEEEDEEDEEDGDLSKYDLSEWDDFALKKK